One window from the genome of Deinococcus cellulosilyticus NBRC 106333 = KACC 11606 encodes:
- the ltrA gene encoding group II intron reverse transcriptase/maturase produces MRSNAIETKGQSDWLTTDWQTVNRNVRNLRRRIFRAEQEGNHRKVKNLQKLMLRSQSNTLQSVRRVTEINAGKQTAGVDKVVVSTAKEKGKLVDLLSTAEPWRAKPARRVYIPKANGKQRPLGIPTVLDRCLQAKVKNAMEPQWEARFEASSYGFRPGRSAHDAITAIYNITSNWRGRKKWVVDADIKGAFDNINHDFVLNAIKDTPGHELVKQWLKAGVMENGKFQDTEAGTPQGGVISPLLANIALHGMESALSIRRSPGREAVLGPRSVVRYADDFVVFCESQEDAETSKQILSNWLAKRGLELSEEKTRITHLSIGFDFLGFNVREYPSNRRKKGSSVLIKPSKKTILRIKDKLRKIWLDMAGKDADDVCMKLNPIMRGWANYFRVGVSSAAFSYLDHWMNYRAIRYVNRTHPNKSTSWRMAKYFGKRNKKSSDKWVFGLKYSPYFLLRFGWIGIERHVMVKGSASPDNAQLKDYWAIRQRKVSQLNRFQQRLAATQNYKCPVCGDRLLNGEELHEHHMILDKTLKERSDMKNIRLVHKLCHQQIHSSSKRDTPLSARKLLIEAP; encoded by the coding sequence ATGCGATCAAACGCAATCGAAACCAAAGGGCAATCCGATTGGCTGACTACCGACTGGCAGACAGTAAATCGGAATGTTCGCAACTTGAGACGACGAATCTTCAGGGCCGAACAGGAAGGTAATCACCGCAAGGTGAAGAACCTACAGAAGTTGATGCTCCGCAGCCAATCTAACACGCTGCAAAGCGTTCGGAGGGTTACGGAAATCAATGCTGGCAAACAGACAGCGGGTGTGGATAAAGTGGTGGTTTCCACTGCTAAAGAAAAGGGCAAACTGGTAGACCTCCTTTCTACTGCTGAACCCTGGCGCGCCAAACCCGCTCGTAGGGTGTACATACCAAAGGCCAATGGGAAACAACGCCCTTTGGGGATTCCTACCGTCTTAGACCGATGCCTCCAGGCCAAAGTTAAAAACGCAATGGAACCTCAATGGGAAGCACGGTTTGAAGCCAGTAGCTACGGTTTCAGGCCGGGACGAAGCGCACATGATGCGATCACAGCCATTTATAACATCACCTCCAACTGGAGAGGACGTAAAAAATGGGTAGTGGACGCAGACATCAAAGGTGCCTTCGATAACATTAATCACGATTTTGTGCTGAACGCCATCAAAGACACACCCGGTCACGAGTTGGTCAAACAATGGCTTAAGGCTGGAGTCATGGAGAATGGGAAATTTCAGGACACTGAAGCGGGGACACCGCAAGGTGGAGTGATTTCACCCCTGTTGGCAAATATTGCATTGCACGGCATGGAATCTGCATTATCTATCAGGCGTAGTCCCGGTAGGGAAGCGGTTCTTGGCCCAAGGTCAGTAGTAAGGTATGCAGATGATTTTGTCGTGTTCTGTGAATCCCAGGAAGACGCAGAAACCAGTAAACAGATCCTGAGCAACTGGCTAGCGAAAAGGGGTCTGGAACTTTCTGAGGAAAAGACCCGGATTACGCACCTGAGCATTGGATTTGACTTCCTCGGCTTCAATGTTCGAGAATACCCGAGCAACCGAAGGAAGAAAGGATCAAGCGTACTTATCAAACCAAGCAAGAAAACGATTCTGCGAATTAAAGACAAGCTGCGAAAAATCTGGCTTGATATGGCTGGAAAAGACGCAGATGATGTCTGTATGAAGCTGAATCCCATCATGCGCGGTTGGGCAAATTACTTCCGAGTTGGTGTTTCCTCTGCTGCATTCAGTTATCTAGATCACTGGATGAATTACCGTGCAATTCGGTATGTCAACAGAACTCACCCAAATAAATCCACAAGTTGGCGTATGGCCAAATACTTTGGAAAACGCAACAAAAAGAGTAGCGATAAATGGGTCTTTGGACTCAAATACAGCCCTTACTTCTTGTTGCGGTTTGGTTGGATAGGCATCGAACGACATGTCATGGTTAAAGGTAGCGCGTCACCCGACAATGCCCAGCTCAAGGATTATTGGGCTATCAGGCAAAGAAAGGTGTCACAATTAAACCGCTTTCAGCAGCGGTTGGCTGCAACCCAAAACTATAAGTGTCCGGTGTGTGGGGATCGTCTCCTCAATGGGGAAGAACTCCACGAACATCACATGATTCTGGACAAGACTCTGAAGGAACGCAGTGACATGAAAAACATCCGATTAGTACACAAACTCTGTCACCAGCAAATCCACAGCAGTAGCAAACGGGATACCCCGCTCTCTGCGAGAAAACTTCTGATTGAGGCCCCGTGA
- a CDS encoding SOS response-associated peptidase: MSGHLLGNRTPDFVWNIKYHAKYDHSREIVPGDLYPVIRRDPANPHELEAALMRWGLVPHWCTHPADIQKYGSKTHNARSETAHELPTFRDSFQRRRCLIQISGFYEWRKIEKFREKHQILSSTGGPLILAGLWDRAYIEDETLDSFTILTCPPNALMDEVHHRMPVILGQKAARDWMEGRGDPAELLRPCPSHWLDIQPAEE; encoded by the coding sequence ATGTCTGGTCACCTTCTGGGAAACCGTACTCCTGATTTTGTGTGGAACATCAAATACCACGCAAAGTATGACCATTCTCGCGAAATTGTGCCGGGAGACCTTTATCCAGTCATCCGCAGAGATCCAGCGAACCCACATGAATTGGAAGCAGCCTTGATGCGCTGGGGCCTGGTGCCGCACTGGTGCACCCATCCTGCAGACATCCAGAAATACGGCTCAAAGACCCACAATGCACGCTCGGAAACGGCCCATGAACTCCCCACCTTCCGGGACAGTTTTCAGCGGAGACGCTGCCTGATCCAGATTTCAGGGTTTTACGAGTGGCGCAAGATTGAAAAGTTCCGGGAGAAACACCAGATCCTCAGCAGCACAGGCGGTCCCCTGATCCTTGCAGGTTTATGGGACCGTGCTTACATCGAAGATGAAACGCTGGATTCTTTCACCATCCTGACCTGCCCTCCCAATGCCCTGATGGATGAGGTGCACCACCGCATGCCTGTCATTCTGGGCCAGAAGGCCGCCAGAGACTGGATGGAGGGAAGGGGAGACCCTGCAGAACTGCTGCGGCCCTGTCCATCCCACTGGCTGGACATTCAACCTGCCGAGGAATAA